Within Ovis aries strain OAR_USU_Benz2616 breed Rambouillet chromosome 3, ARS-UI_Ramb_v3.0, whole genome shotgun sequence, the genomic segment atccgctggatcatggcaaaagcaagagagttccagaaaaacatctatttctgctttattgactatgccaaagcctttgactgtgtggatcacaataaactgtggaaaattctgaaagagatgggaataccagaccacgtgacctacctcttgagaaatctgtatgcaggccaggaagcaacagttagaactggacatggaacaacagactggttccaaataggaaaaggagtacgtcaaggctgtatattgtcaccctgcttatttaacttatatgcagagtacatcatgagaaatgctgggctggaagaaacagaagctggaatcaagattgcagggagaaatatcaataacctcagatatgcagatgacaccacccttatggcagaaagtgaagaggaactaaagagcctcttgatgaaagtgaaagaggagagtgaaaaagttggcttaaagctcaacattcagaaaacgaagatcatggcatctggtcccatcgcttcatggaaaatggaaggggaaacagtagaaacagtgtcagactttattttcttgggctccaaaatcactgcagatggtgactgcagccatgaaattaaaagacacttactccttggaagaaaagttatgaccaacctagatagcgtattcaaaagcagagacgttactttgccaacaaaggtctgtctagtcaaggctatggattttccagtggtcatgtatagatgtgagagttggactgtgaagaaggctgagcgtcgaagaattgatgcttttgaactgtggtgttggagaagactcttgaaggtcccttggactgcaaggagatcagtcctgggatttctttggaaggagtgatgctgaagctgaagctccagtactttggacacctcatgtgaggggttgactcactggaaaagactgatgctgggagagattagggacaggaggagaaggggacgacccaggatgagatggctggatggcatcatgaactcgatggacatgagtctgagtgaactccgggagttggtgatggacagggaggcctggcgtgctgcagttcatggggtcgcaaagagtcggacacgactgagtgactgaactgaactgaactgaactgaactgaactgaactgagggtgaaGTACTTACCACCATATCCGTTCTTTTTACCTTTGGGGCCAAGACAGCTTATTATTGATAGTATGGTTTAATAAACATGTGGATTTGAACCTCATCTAACTACAGCATTTCTGAGCTTTTAATCATCTGTTATTTGGGCTGATAATACTTAATTTATGGGGTTGATGTGAAGAGTAAATTTAGTTGTAAAGATTGTGTAAGAACCTGAAAAGACGCTTATTACAAGTGAGAAAAGCAGAATGTGGGGTTTTGCACTGTGACTATAAAGATTAAAAGCATAAGGTTATGCTTATGAAACAGATTGGAGGAGAATATACAGTTCACAGTAATTGATCAGATAAGATAATGGGATTATAGgtgatttaaatatttaatattctaaaCTTTTAGGAttctaagcttccctggtggctcagaggttaaagcgtctgcctggaatacaggagatccaggttcgatccctgggtcgggaagatcccctggagaagaaaatggcaacccactccagtactcttgcctggagaatcccatggaaggagacgcctggtagggtacagtccatggggtcgcaaagagtcggacatgactgagtgactttacttattCTAAATTTTTACAATGTTATAAATGGAAATATGGAATTATATAAAACTGTTTAGGTGGTTGATATTCCTGTTTTCAGATGATCTTGTTCAAAAACTTTGCTGTAGTTTTGAATAACTTTACTGGTGAGCAGACACAAAGAAATTAGGTGTAATCCTATCTAAAAGTGCTCTCACATTAGTCCTATCAAAACGTGAATTTAATTTCAAGCCATTTTGGAAGTTGCTTGGTatgaagtgtttttaaatttttgcaatTCGAGGGGAAGTGATCATTAGGAGAAAACACAAAGAGTTCACAAAATGGTAAGGGAATGTCTAATCTCTAGCTTCAAGAGAgatcttttatatcttttatatctGTTATCTCAGTAGTTGGAACCCCTGTCCCTGTCTCTGACTCCTGAGTCTCTGAGTGTGTTGTAGTCCAGATGTAGACTAACAGCAAGCAGACTTTCTCTGTAAGTGTCGTTTTTGAGCAGTGGTTGACGGGAGGTAGCATGGGCAGGTAGTACTTGAGTGCCAGGGCCACActtgggtcttttttttaaatttgcttgttCTGGCTGGGCTGGCTCTTCACTGTTGCTCGGGcgtttctctagctgcggtgggTGGGCTACTCTCCAGGTGGCTGTGccggcttctcactgtgggggcttctcttgttgtggagcgcaggctctagggggTGTGGGCCTCAGCGGCCGCGGCTCCTGGGGtctggagcatgggcttcagtagctgtggcatgggctagttgctccgaggcatgagggatcttcccagatcagggatcaaacccatgcctcctgcactggcaggcaggttcttgaccaccgAATCACCGGGCAGCCCTAGATCTGTGTCTTTTTATGTGTTCTCAGGCAAGTCACCCTTTCTGACgcagttttctcctctgtcaaAAGGGAAAGGTAACACCTTACTGAGATTGCTGTCGGGATTAAGTGGAATTATGCGTATGAAATTCTTAACATGATGCTGGGCACATAACATGAGCTTAGTAGATAATTGGCTTATTATTCCATAACATTAATATCCGTAACGGCAGAGATTGTGTCTTATTCATTATGTATTTTCATTATAGAGTAAGtcttcagtgaagtgaagtcaagtgaagtcgctcagtcatgtccgactcttacatggactgcagcctatcaggctcctccgtccatgggattttccaggcaggagtactggagtgggttgccgttgccttctccaggtgatcttcccgacccagggatcaaacctgggtctcccgcattgtagacagacgctttaccgtctgagccaccacggaagtcctcAGTAAAATATGTTAAATGAGTGAAAACAGGACAGAAAAAAGGCCATGAATCATTCCCATTTATGGGATCCTGTCAGAAGAAATGGAAGCCAAGTTTACCTTAATACCTTTCTGTTGCTCTGTTGATCCCAGTGCTTGCCTGGTGAAAGTAACAGTGTGATCTTTaggtctctttatttttatttttattttattttattttttaggtctCTTGTTAATTATAGATaaacttagaattttttttttgaagaggttAAGAAAAGTCTGACAACTCTGTTAATATGAGCAAAAGGTTtcctttttcatctgtgaaatggatgaACTTGAACTTTGCTTTCTaactttaagattttatttttctgagttagAATTTAATATGAAAGGGTTAAAAAAAGGAGTTCCTTAATGTGACCCTTAAGTTCCTTAATATCATCTGCAGGTTATTTTGGAGAATCATTTATCTGCCACTGTAGGTTTATTCCATCAGGTAGAAACCCAGAGTTGCCCTTAGGTtcctggcaacctactccagtactcttgcctagaaaatcccatggatggaggagcctggtgtccatggggtcgcaaagagttggacacgactgagtgacttcactttcgctttccttttaaaacagttttcttgAGATATAATCCACATATCATACATTcaatcattttaaagtgtacaattaaaTGGTTTAGTGTATTCACAGAGAACATGAAATCATCACCATGTtaattttagagcacttttaTCACCCCAGAAAGAAAGCTGTATCAGCCATCACCCACCTCTTCCTTAGCCCATCCCTAAGTAACCACTAACTTACTTTCTGTAAATATCCCTATTCAGGACTTTCGTATGAATGGGATCATAAACTTTGTGACCTTTTGTGACTGATTGCTTCTCCCCAGTGTATGTTTGTGAGGTTTATCCATATCGCAGCATGCACCGGTGCTCCATTTCTCTTCCCCTCTCAGGTTCCTTTTAGCAGTGAGACTGTGTgttctcctttatccattcatgcgGCCGGGGGAGCGGTTGCCTCCTAGCGTCTCATTCAGCTTACATTTATTGACTACTGCTGTGTACCAGACGCCACCTTAGGCGCGCACTGCTTCATGCGGTCCACCCTGCATTTGCCATCAACACGTCACACGAGAACACTGAGgtttcctgttttatttctctgtctctatgtgtgtgtgtgtgtgtgtgtgtgtgtgtgtgtgtgtatttaaagatttatttatttacttttggctatgctgggcctttcttgctgcgtgggctttctctagtgttGCAGCAAGTGGGCTCGCTGCGACGGCTTCTctcctggagcacaggctctaggcacacggcttcagtagttgtgtctCTGGGGCCCTAGGGCAGGCTCAGCGGTTGTGGTAcgccagcttagttgctccatggcgtgtggaatcttcccaggccagggatcgaacccgtgcccctTGTGTTGcaaggcagtttcttaaccactggatcaccagggaagtcctgagatatGTTTTATAACTTATGGATTTAATGCCAGAAAGTTCAGTTACTCTAATTGTTTTGTTTCCTGGTCCTGAAAGATAGCTCTCTTCCCATTACAAGCTCTTGCAAATTGAGATATTTCTTTACTATGTGTCTGCAAAGTTTCTGAAGTCCACTTCAGGGATCAAGATATTGGTACACCTACTCactcagaggagaaaaggaacagcgaggtttcttttgaaatttaactCAAAGTTCATACAGATTGTAACTGTTTTACTGGTTGGATGAGAAGACAGACAGGGTGGGTATATCTGGATGCCCAGATTGGGCCTTCATTGAGGTTTGGTTCCCTACCATCCCCCTCCTCCACCTTCACAGACAAGAGAGTTCTTGACTGTATTTGCTCTGGGAAAGCGGGCCAGAGTGTTCTGTTCAAAGTTTAAGGACTTTAAATGCTATATGACATGGAGATGGAGatactttccttctctctgtgtgGTAGAATCACTGTCTGCCCTGCTCCAGACAGCCTGTTCCTGGAAAGGTTTGTTCACAGGCCCAGATACACTTTAAACTTGAccaatttccttttttcctacAGGGATTAAGACCTGTTGTTTCCACAGAAGCACCGCCTATTATATTTGCCACACCAACTAAACTGAGTTCCAGTTCTATTGCATATGATTATGCTGGGAAAAACACAGTTCCAGAGCTGCAGAAGTTTTTCCAGGTCAGAGAAGACACTCTTAAGAACAGTGAAGGCTGTGAAAGGAATCGTTTAAGCTTAAAACACCCTTTGAAACTGAGTCTTAGTCTAATTTGTTACTCACTCGCCTGTTTTTCCTTAAATGAAATGCTCTGTATTTTAGTTTGAGCCATTAACTGGTAGAGCTTCGTGTAGAAAGAAACTGATAAAAGAAGGGAGGATGAGCAATTTCCTGCTCAGTATTTACAGGTGTACAGATTTTTAAACGGCATGTGTAGCTGTTGGTCACCCACCGGATGGAGGGAGCAACAGTATGTGTAACGCATGGCAGCGTTGTGGATTCCCGGTATGCCTTTGGCTTAGTGACACTTGCCGTGACTTTGGGCAGTGTTTTCTCtctattgttttttgtttgcttgacaCTAAAATTCACCGAACTGTTGGTAGAAGTGGAGAAGTCTCTTTTGGGTTTGCTGATTAGCTGAGAGAAGCTAGgattggattttaaaatattattaatcttAATCTACATACAGATAATGGAGAGGTCAGTGACTCGACTGTATTTCAGGCATTGTGGGAGTGGCAGTAGCTGTTACTCTGTCTCTGGAAGGTAGCTTCCTTTTCCTCAAAAATACGTCCAGATTTAGGACCAGTTTGAGAACTTTTgttcaatttattctttttttatctgAGAAGTAAGACGGGCATTTGGGGTCTtgagttggggtggggagggactttTGCGACTGTGCAAAACAGTGGATTAAATATTTTATGGAGTTTTGTTGTTAAATAGGGGTTTAGCAGTTTTATAGAAGGAGGGCAGTTGAAAACAAAACGGCCTTGAACCGACTAATTGACCTGGTGTGCTCACACTGCATCCACTAATGATCAGAAGTCAGATTACATGTGAGCATCTCTGACGCTTACAAGACTTTAATTA encodes:
- the LOC101115694 gene encoding cytochrome c oxidase subunit 7A-related protein, mitochondrial isoform X1, with the protein product MYYKFSGFTQKLAGAWASDAYSPQGLRPVVSTEAPPIIFATPTKLSSSSIAYDYAGKNTVPELQKFFQVREDTLKNSEGCERNRLSLKHPLKLSLSLICYSLACFSLNEMLCILV